Proteins from a genomic interval of Rosa chinensis cultivar Old Blush chromosome 2, RchiOBHm-V2, whole genome shotgun sequence:
- the LOC112189164 gene encoding calmodulin-like protein 30, which translates to MSHFSFLGFQYGSFTLRKSRNKPAPKLSTNVSKETQSSSLSRSSSQPKMEEIRWVFDKFDTNKDGKISREEYKSALKTLDKEMTEAEIAKTFKALDSDGDGSIGWTEFVEMFNMGADEAKKADIEGAFRVFDLDGNGKISAEELSLVLKKLGENCSLGACKKMVKGVDVDGDGLIDINEFTKMMGSFKKPST; encoded by the coding sequence ATGTCACATTTcagctttctagggtttcagtATGGCTCATTCACACTGAGAAAGTCTCGCAATAAACCAGCGCCCAAATTGAGTACTAATGTCTCCAAAGAGACACAGAGTTCTAGCTTGTCAAGGTCTTCATCCCAGCCAAAAATGGAGGAGATAAGATGGGtgtttgataaatttgacacCAACAAAGACGGGAAGATAAGTCGGGAGGAGTACAAGTCGGCGTTGAAAACCCTCGACAAAGAAATGACAGAAGCTGAGATTGCCAAGACATTCAAGGCCCTTGATTCTGACGGAGACGGATCCATAGGCTGGACGGAGTTTGTGGAGATGTTCAACATGGGAGCTGATGAGGCCAAGAAAGCTGACATTGAAGGCGCTTTTCGGGTGTTTGATTTGGATGGAAATGGGAAGATAAGCGCAGAGGAGTTGTCTCTCGTTCTCAAGAAGCTGGGAGAGAATTGCAGCCTTGGGGCTTGTAAGAAAATGGTGAAAGGGGTGGATGTTGATGGTGATGGTTTGATAGAT